TAGGCAGGCAAAGCACGTTGCGCAATTTCGACGGCCTTCCTGGCCAACGCCACCGGCGACCGCGTCATCGCACGTGTGGTTTCCATGACGCATTGATGTAAACTGTTTTCCCATTGGAATCAATAGGGTTTCAACAAAGCCCCTTTAAGTGTGTCCCACAATCCCTTGGGCCGTGTTTTTATATTTCTACCATTAGCCGATGCCCATAACAGTCGGCTTTGCCCGACAATTCGGTGGTGTGGGTGGGTGGGTGGGGGGGCGGATTTTCCAATCAGATCACTGAAATCGGCCGAAATGTGCGATTTGACGGGCCGCGGATACTGACCTAGAGTTCAGATGCCGATCTCCTCTCGTGGCAGTTTCCCTGGCGCCAAATTCTCTTTTAGGAAGTCTGATTTCTCCCTCGATTGCTGACGTGGTTTGTCGCTGGTTGCTGATCCTTGCGTAGCTGGCACTTTATCTGCCCAATCCATATTCCATTTCGCGTTTTGTCATGCCAGGCGCGTGCGCGGGCCTGGCCAGCTTTGTTGTCGGCAGTTTGCGATCGGAAACATGGTTTTAGGGAGTGATCATGACCACCACTGTAGCGTTGGAGTTTGATTCCATGTGTGCAGCACCCGAGAAGCCCGATACCACTCGTTTTTCCAGTAATGCGGCCATGTTGGAAGCGATTCATGATCGCGTTCATGAATTGCTGATGTTGGCGCAGCGTCCGGGCTTTATGATGGAACGACGCAGCGACCAGCGGTACGCGTATCCGCATTTGGTGCGGCTGACGCCGGTGGAGAGCGACGGCCAGACCCCGTGCGGGCCGCCGATTGTCGTAGCGGGGAGTTCGCTTTCGATGGGGGGCTTTGGTTTTTTCCACCCGCAGCCCCTGACACATCGGCGAATGATTGCGTCGTTTCACGCGGGCGACGGGCGCTGGGTGGGATTTTTGGTCGACTTGCCGTGGTGCCGCTTCAAAGCCGAAGGGTGGTACGAAAGCGGGGGACGATTCCTGAAAGCCGTGCCGGCATTGCCTCCAGATGCCCCGCCAGATAATCCGCCCCCTACCGAATAGCGCCCGCACGGCCGACACTGCGCTTGGCCTAGGCTGTTTAGGTTGCCCGTGGAGACCCGTCCCGTGCTAGGCGCAGCGTGCTTCGGTGGGGGCAATTTCCTGCCAGAAGCGAGCTTTCAGCTCGGCGGCGCGATCGGGGGTCCACCAGAGGCGGAATTCGCGCATGCTGGATTGCAATGCGGCGGTTTCCAAGGCAATGATTTTGCTCAAAATCAGCCGCTGCGATTCGTCGGTGGTTTCGTCCAGCCAGGCCAGGCAGCGATCGCGGTTGTTGGAGTGATCGTTCACGGCGCCCAGTTTATTTTGCAGTTCTTCCACGACGGGGTACAATTCTTTGCGAAAGCTGGGGCTGAAGGCGGCGGCGAACACTTCCATGGCGTAGCGCAGGTGCTTGCCGGCGATGCGAAATTGGTGCATGGCCAAAATGCTTTCGAAATCGGCCTCGGAGGCGGTGAAAAATGTGGTGGCCAGGGGGCGCATGCCGGCGCGGGCAAGCGTTTGATACGAAGGGGCTTCGGCATCGGGAGAGCGCCAGCGGATTTTGTCGACCAACTTTTTCACGCGGCGGCGGAAATCGCGCTCCTTGAGCTTGCGATAGATAAGGGTAATGGCCGGCTGGGCGGAGCATCGCATTTGCGAGATGCGCTCCAAGAGCGGCGCGCAACCTGGGGAATGATCGGCCTGGCAGACCGCACCGACGTGCTGGGCCAGGACGTCCAAATCGCGGGCCTCGCCGGCGGTTTCGCGCAGGCGCTTTAACTGTTTGCGAAACCAACGCGTGCGTTTGCGGGGCAGGAGCGGTTCGAATAAATCCAAAACCGCCTTGGCACGGCGAGTGGAAACGCGCAATTGATGAATGTACTCGACGTCGGTAGCGGAGCGATCGGCCGCCAGGGGCATCCAATCCCAAACCGTTTTCATGCGTCCGCGAATGGCGTCGCGTGCCACCGACGTAGCCGGTTCGTCGACCGATGGCACATCGATCCATTTGCTTTTGCGCGTCATCGAAATGCGTTCTAAAGAAAAGACTTGCATCATGCACTCGTTTGTCGACGCATGGACGCGGCAGGAAAGGGCCAGCGCGTCGGCGATCCAATCTGTTTTCGCTTCCCCCGGATACCTAACGACGATCCGGCGTCAGCCAAATTCCCCCACCAACTCGACGGGTAAGGCAGCGCATTTTGGCATGCTTTTGGGTGTGTGTCTACTAGGGCGGCGAGGAAGTTTGCCCTTCTGTTTACGCCCGCAGCGGAAAACCCTTGGCGCAAGCGTCAAGGTCTGTTGAAATTGCCCGTGGAAAACAGAATAACCCATTTTCTCATCAAGCTTTAACAACCGAATTCGATCGGCCGGAGAATCCCCCGTGATCGTCGGAGTGCCTAAGGAAACCAAGCGCGACGAGTACCGTGTGGCCATGCTGCCTGTCGGCGTCGAAGAACTAACCCGCGCCGGCCATGCCGTGTTGGTGCAACACGGCGCGGGTGTCGGCTCCGGGTTGCCCGACGAGTTGTACGAGCGTGCGGGCGGGCGCCTGGTCGATCGAGCCGAGGCGGTGTTTGCCGAAGCAGAAATGATTGTGAAAGTGAAGGAACCGCAGCCGCAGGAAATTCCGCTGTTGCGCAAGGGGCAAGCGCTGTTCACCTACTTTCATTTTGCCGCCGACCGAAAGTTGACCGAATCGTTCCTGGCCACTGGCGCGACCGCCATCGCCTACGAAACCTTGCGCGACGACCGGGGCCGGTTGCCGCTGCTGACGCCCATGAGCGAAGTGGCCGGGCGCATGAGCATCCAGGAAGGGGCCAAATACTTGGAGCGGCCGCAACCGGGGCGCGGCATTTTGCTGGGGGGCGTACCCGGCGTAGCGCCGGCGAACATTTTGATTTTGGGGGGGGGCGTGGTCGGGGCGAATGCGGCGAAAGTGGCGGCGGGGTTCGGAGCCAACATCGCCCTGTTGGATGTGAATATGGATCGGCTGCGCTATCTCGACGATGTCACGTCCGCCAATGTCGACGTGCTGTTCAGCGATCGCCACACGGTGCGCGAATATCTCAAGCTGGCCGATTTGGTGATCGGCGCGGTACTGATTCCCGGCGCGAAAGCACCGATGCTGGTGGAACGGGAAGATTTGAAATTGATGAAGCACGGGAGCGTCATCATCGACGTGGCCATCGATCAAGGGGGCTGCATCGCCACCAGTAAGCCCACCACGCACAGCGAGCCGACATACATTGTCGACGAAGTGCTCCACTACTGCGTCACCAACATGCCCGGCGCCGTCGGCCGGACCAGCACTTACGCGCTGTGCAACGTGACGCTGCCGTGGGTTTTGGAACTGGCTAACCGGGGCATCGTGCGTGCGGCCCAGGAATTGCCGCCGATCGCGGCGGCAGTGAACATCATCGATGGGGAAGTCACCAACCTGGCGGTGGCGGAAACCTTCGGCATGAAATACCGGGCCCGGTTTTGATGTCGCATGAGCCCGACCGCCCCGCGACGCCCTGACGCCAAATCCGAAATCGAGAGCACGTTACCGCCTTCCGCAATTCAGACCCCTGCGGCAATTCCAACGCT
This genomic interval from Pirellulales bacterium contains the following:
- the ald gene encoding alanine dehydrogenase, whose product is MIVGVPKETKRDEYRVAMLPVGVEELTRAGHAVLVQHGAGVGSGLPDELYERAGGRLVDRAEAVFAEAEMIVKVKEPQPQEIPLLRKGQALFTYFHFAADRKLTESFLATGATAIAYETLRDDRGRLPLLTPMSEVAGRMSIQEGAKYLERPQPGRGILLGGVPGVAPANILILGGGVVGANAAKVAAGFGANIALLDVNMDRLRYLDDVTSANVDVLFSDRHTVREYLKLADLVIGAVLIPGAKAPMLVEREDLKLMKHGSVIIDVAIDQGGCIATSKPTTHSEPTYIVDEVLHYCVTNMPGAVGRTSTYALCNVTLPWVLELANRGIVRAAQELPPIAAAVNIIDGEVTNLAVAETFGMKYRARF
- a CDS encoding CHAD domain-containing protein; the protein is MTRKSKWIDVPSVDEPATSVARDAIRGRMKTVWDWMPLAADRSATDVEYIHQLRVSTRRAKAVLDLFEPLLPRKRTRWFRKQLKRLRETAGEARDLDVLAQHVGAVCQADHSPGCAPLLERISQMRCSAQPAITLIYRKLKERDFRRRVKKLVDKIRWRSPDAEAPSYQTLARAGMRPLATTFFTASEADFESILAMHQFRIAGKHLRYAMEVFAAAFSPSFRKELYPVVEELQNKLGAVNDHSNNRDRCLAWLDETTDESQRLILSKIIALETAALQSSMREFRLWWTPDRAAELKARFWQEIAPTEARCA